The stretch of DNA CTAAGGTAAAATGTTTGTAGGGCATATTGTTTATCAAGTTAATTATTGATTGCTCAATAATCATTTTACTTGAAAACGTGTGCCCCTTTAAGTTGTCTTGATGTTTCACTTCGGAGTAGAATGCACCAGTTAGCTATTGACAAAAAATTTATAAAGTGCTACTATTTAATTAGTAAATAATTTAGATAGATCTTTTTATAAAAAATTTTTTGAAAAAATTTATCGCGTAAAGGTAGATAGCTACCTTGCGAAAAGGAAAAGTAAGGAGGTTGAATGAACAAAAACATTCTCATTGTTATGCTGATGTTGTTCATTGCTATGGCAATGATGGCATCACACGATCTCGATCGCGATCTCGATCCGGCTTTGGCTCCCAGTAACGCAACGATTATCCCGGCTGTCGACCCCGATCCTGGCGGTCTGGTCATCGCCAAAGAATATAATAATTACATCGACATCGTCGACATCACCGACGTCACGACCATCGCCACCGCCACCGCCATCGGCGCCGCCAGTCCAATAAGACCAATCAGCACCGTCGCTGACCGAAATCGAGATGGAATTCACGACTACTTATTCGCCGCGACACCGCCAGGATACAATCTGAAGATTGTTTCCTTGACGGCCGAGGAATCGGCTGTTAAATCCGGTTATAATAAATATTTTCCATCCGATCTCGCGGTTATTCCTGACAACTATGGCCGGGTGATGAAAATCACCTAGCCGTGCGCCTCTTTGAATCAGAGGCAAAACATGAGGCGTTCCCAGTGGAACGCCTCTTTTAATTTTTTATAAATTAAAAGTGGGATTACTTTGAAATTAGGTTTTGTAAAAGTTTAAAATTATCCATCCAGATTGGGTTGACAAAAAATTTAGATGTTGTATTATATAAATAGATACAGAAAAGGTTTCTGTGTCAGAACATTCACAAAATTAACAAGGAGGAATTGCTCATGGGAAACCAAGAGACAGTCCAAACAATGACCGCAGGTCAAATGAAAGAATTAACCGCCGCTTTGATTGAAGCTGTTCCGGCTGATCTAACTAAAGCGGAAGCACAGAAAGTTGTCGGGTCAAAGGAAAAAATAAGAGAGGCGATGGAACGAGCTATCAAAGAGATTGTCGGCAATACGACACTCAATGAATGGTCTCGTTTTTACCTCGAGGTTTTTGGTCTCAAAATTGACTTTTCTAACGTGCTAATGCCGAAGCCTCAAGGCGACATCGATTTCCCGATTTGTGTTGCTCAAGGCATGACGCCTAATCGTCTTTTCGAGAAAATGGCTTCTCGTTTCGCATCTTGGCGTTACATCGACAATCTCAATACCATCACCTCGATCAGAAAAACAGATCATAACTATATTGTTTTGGTTCGTTATCGCGTCGAGGCCGATAAAGAGCTCAAAAATTTTTCTGCCAATGATCTTAAAGCAAAAAATATCAATGTTATCACTTTAGAAGAGCGCCAGATATTGGAACTCTTCTATCACTGGAAGTCTGGTAAACATCTCGATGGCGAGAACTGGACTATTTGCGCCGGCTCGCGCTATGCCGATGGTGATGTCCCTGGCGTCGGTTTCTGCGACGGCAAGGTTAGGGTCCGCTACTGCGTTCCTTCGAACTCGGGTGAGGATCTGCGTGGCCGCCAAGTAGTTTCAATCTAACCCCCACTCACCAATTTATTGGTGAGGGGGTAAATCTTGTAACTTGTACCTTTTAACCTTAATCCCTTTTGCCAATTGGCAAGAGGGATAATTTTATACATTTTTTACCATATACGTCCCATCCAATTTATATCCCAATTTTCGATAATATTCACGCACACCAATTCCGGCGATAACCGCTAATTTAGAATAGTTATTTTTTTGAGTTATTTTTTCCGCTTGTATCATTAATTTTTTTCCCCAACCTTTGTGTTGGCTGGCCTGCTTATTTTTGGAATTTAAATTTATTAATTGACCATAAGTATGCAGCTCGCGCACCAAGGCGCAATCAATTAAATTTAAATTTTGTAGAAAAGGGTTAAATTTTTTTTCTGGCAATCTTAATCTTAAAAAAGCTAGCAGTTTATTATTTTTAACATCTTCATAACTTAAAAAATATTCTATACCACCTGAAGCTGAGTATTGAATTATTTTAAATTTAACATTTTTAAAATTGATTTGTTCGTTTTTAATTTCACGACAACGAATACATTGGCAAGCTAAATTTTGCTGAGCCATTTTTTTTTGTATAATTTCTCGCAAGTTGGTGACTTTGTTGCCAGCCTCAATTGAAATGGACGGAATATCGCGAATTAAGCGATTGACTCGAGTATAAGGTGGTAAAATAAGCTTAATTTTAATTAGTAAATCAATTAATTGTTTTTGAGTATAAGGTTTATATTTATTCTGTTGCCAAATTTTATATAAGGGCGAACCCTTTACCACCGTGCAAGGATAAATTTTTAACATGTCAGGTTGAAAGTCTGGACTAGAAAATAATTTTTTAAACATGGCTAAATCTTTTTTTAAAGTAGAACTGGGTAAATTCGGCATCATATGATAGCAGATTTTAAAGCCAGCTTGTTTTAATAATTTAGTGGCTTGGATAGTCGCTTGGACTTGATGACCACGTTTATTTTTTTGCAAAATATCATTAAAAATAGTTTGGACACCGATTTCAATACGCGTGCATCCTAATTTTCTTAAACGAATAACTTCTTTTTCGTTAACTAGATTTGGTCGGGTTTCAATTGACAAACCAATAATACGATGTTGGGTGGTTTGATTAATTTTTTGAGCCTGAGATAAACTTTGTTTTAGAGGTTGATTGCGTTTATTGAAATCATTAGCGGCTTGAAAACAACGTTTAATAAACCAAGTTTGATATTGTCGAGGATAAGCTGACCAAGTCGCACCCAAAATTATCAACTCAATTTTATCAGTTGGATGGCCAGTTTGATATAAACTTTTTAAACGACCCTGAACTTGTTTGTAGGGATCAAATTGACACAAAATAGCTCGCATCACCGCTGGTTCGTTAGATAAATAACTTTTTGGCATATTTTTTTCTTGGGGGCAATATAAACATTTTCCCGGACAAGGATAGGGCTTAGTTAAGACAGTGATAATAGCTACGCCAGATAAAGTTCTAACGGGTCGGCAGACTAAAAGTTTTTCTAAATTTTTATTCGATTGGATTTTTTTATTTTTAATCAATTGACGATAAGTTTTTAATAAATTAACATTAGAAATTATTTTTTTAGAATCACAAAATTGACGCTTGGCTTTATCCAAATCTTTTTTAGTGATATGATGACTATGAATTAAGTTTTGAATTATTTTTTCGTTAGACATTTTTTTAGGTTGTAGTGAGTAGTGTGTAGTGAGTAGATAACATCATTTCTGTTCACTAGTCGGTGGCGAAGAACATCGTTGTTTTAAAGTGTCATTGCGAGGGAGCCCGTCGACTCGGCGGACGACCGTGGCAATCCCGTAAATTGGCACACGAGGCATTTATTTACGAGATTGCTTCGCTACGCTCGCAATGACCAGTTATTTTCTATTTCTCTTTAATAAGGAATAGAAAAATTGACCAATTTGTAAAATTATTAAAATGCAAAAAAATAAAGTTAAAAATTTAATTAGCAAGACACGACAGGACTATGAATTAATTGCTAATCATTTTTCGCAGACTCGGGTCAAGCCTTGGCCAGAAATGTTAGAATTTAAAAAATATGTTCAGTCAAATGATAAAATTTTAGATCTGGGTTGTGGCAATGGTCGTTTGATTCAAGTTTTTACCGATCTAAATATAGATTACACTGGAATTGACATTAGCGCAAATCTAATAAAATTGGCTCGAGTTAATTATCCAGCCTCAAATTATAAATTTTTAGTTGGTGACATGACTCAATCCTTGCCCCTTGAAGACAAAAAATTTGATGCAGTGTTTTGTATTGCTGCTTTTCAGCACATTCCAGATGTGGATTTACGACAGCAAGTTTTAAAAGAAATTAAACGTATTATTAAGCCTGGTGGATATTTAATTATGACCAATTGGAATCTTAGAAAATGGAATTTAATTTTTAAATATAAATTGTGGCATTTATTATTAAATTTTAAATCTAAAAATTTAGAAAAAGGAGACACTTTAATTCCTTGGAAATTACAAAATAAAATTATTCAACGTTATTATCATGCCTTTACTTTAAAAGAGCTAGAAAGATTATTTAAATATACAAGTTGGCAAATAATTAAACAATATAAAATTAAAGATAATTTAATTAGCATAATCAGGGCTTGACAAAATATTTTAAAAGATTAAACTATATTTAGTTCTTAATAATATAAACTATTTTTATCAGGAGGAAAGAATGGTTTCTAATGAGCAAGAGTCTAGCGGTAATGGCAATTATTTGCCAGAGGTAGTTTGGATATATAAGGGGGTTGATGATCGATATTATTATTCGGCTCTAGGTCCAGATTATCCTCAAGATAGACCCATAAGTCAAATTAATTGTGGTCAAGATAGTTTCGAAATCGCCTTTGAGCTAGTTAGACAAATTAATTTTGGTCAACCCGAACAAAGACAAGCGGTTCTAGATCTTTTAGAAAAAAATCAAAGAATCACTAGAAAAAAACATGCCACTAGTCCTAACTAGAGGCATTTTTATTTGTTTTAAGCCGAAAAGCGTGTTAAAATATGTTAATAAACATTAATTTTTAAATTTTATTTTTATGGATAAAACAATTTTTAAAGCTTACGATATTCGAGGTGTTTTTCCGGAACAAATTAATCCCGAAATCGCCGAGAAAATCGCTCAGACTTTGATTTATATTTTATCGCAAAAATTAAATAAACCCATTTCAGAATTAAAATTAGCAGTCGGGCGAGATATTCGTCAATCGTCCGAACCTTTGATCAAAAAATTAATTGAAACGATTTTAAAATATGGCGTTAAAATTGATGATTTGGGTTTAATTTCAGTTAATGATCTATATTTTGCAGTGGGGCATTATCAATATGATGGTGGGATTATGGGCACAGCTTCGCACAATCCACCAGAATACGGTGGTTTTAAAATGGTGATGGCTGATCCAGATTTAAAAAATAGTATTTTATTTATTAGTGGCGAAGAATTATATCAGGTTATGCAAGAAATAGATTTACCTCTAAAAGCCGAAGAATTAGCTGGTACATTACAAACTAAAGATATTTTTAATGATCATTTAAAACATATTTTAAATTTTATAGACTTAACTAAAATTAAGCCCTTAAAAATAGTTGTGGATGCTGGCAATGGTATGAATGGTAAAATGGCGATGACAATTTTAGAAAAAATGGGTTGTCAGCCGATACCATTATTTATTGAGCCAGATGCAGATTTTCCTAATCGTCCGCCCAATCCCTTAACTCAATGTGCGGAAGAAAAAATTGCGACTAAAATTACTCAAGAGGGTGCAGACTTTGGCGTGATGTTTGACGTTGATGGCGATCGGATGTTTTTAGTTGATGAAGTCGGTAATTTTATACCTGGCGACATGGTCTTGTTGGTTTTAGCTCGGGCCTTTTTAAAATTACATCCAGGGTCGGGCATTGCTTATAATTTAATTTGTTCACACGCAGTACCGGAATTAATTCAACAATGGGGTGGCAAAGCGATTCGGAGTGAAGTGGGTTATCGCAATTTAGCGCGACATATGAAAGAAGAGGGGGGTTTAATGAGTGGTGAGGTTTCAGCTCATTTTGCTTTTAAAGATAATTTTTATGCTGATAATGGTTTTATTGCTCTGGCTTTAGCTACACAAGCCATTTCAGAAGATGGCCGCTTGCTTTCTGAAATTATTAAAGATTTTAAATTATACTATCGAGCCGATGAAGTTAATTTAAAAATAGATGATAAAGACATAGCCTCAGATTTGATTCGACAACATTATAAAGATAATATTCGCGACGAAATAGACGGCATTACAATTGAATTTGATGATTGGTGGTTTAATGTGCGACCTTCAAACACAGAACCAATTTTGCGCTTAACAGTTGAGGCTCGAGATAAAGAAATGGCAAAGGAAAAAATTGATGAGATTTTGAAGATTATAAATTAAGCAGTTTTAAAAAAATATTGTGTAAAGTTGGAAAAGAAGTGGGTTGAGTCGAGGAATTTGACAAATGTATGTAAACAGCATACAATTGTATGTATATAACATACAACTAAAATGATATTAAAATTTATATGGATAAAATTAAAAGTTTTATTGATGCCAAAGATCCTCAGTTAAAAATTTATTAATTTAAGAACATTGCCCAGAATTGGTTGGGGGGGGTGAGTTAAAGAAACTAATTTAAAAGTGAAAACAGTGAGTTATCCACAGGTTTTACACAGAAAAATTGATTTTTTATAGAAAAAGTGGATAAGATAGTCTTTTTAAGTATAAATCACAGGAAAATTTTAAAGATTTAATCTTTTTAAATATCAAGTACGTGGCTTAAATAAGCCATTTATTGACTTTTTGGACAAGATATGATATAATGAAGTCAGCTAGTCAGAGCTAGCACATTTTAACTAATTTACAAAAAATCTATGCAAAACAAAAAAAGGGTCACAAAAACAACTTTTAACAAGCTGATTTATTCAGTTTGTGTTATGGCTCTTGTCCTAGGTACGGGAGTTTTTTTAATGCCGAATGAGGTTGAGGCGAGTAGTTATACATTTACGGAAGATTTTTGGAATAAAACATATCAAGACAGCGTTTATACAAGCGCTTATTGGGAAAATTATGATTCTGTTAGGCTAACTAAAAATTATATTGCGGATAATAATATTCCGTCTGAACAATTAGTTAATACTAACCTTACTGAAGTACAACAAGATCCCGCGGTAGATTCAGATATAAATGGTAATTTTGTAATAGTTTGGAGAGGTATAAATGAATCAGACAGAACACATGATATTTATAGCCAAAGGTTTGATTATAATGGAAATAAAATAGGTGGTGAATTTAAGGTTAATAATGATGTACAGGCTGAACCTGCTTGGCCAGACGTTGCCACAGATGGACGCAATGAAACTGTAATTACGTGGGTTAGCTATGACCAACATGAAACTGGAAGTGGTTTTGATATTTATGCAAAGAAATATGATTCCTACTTTAATGAAATTCCCGTTTCATCACAGGCTCAAGGTTCTGGCGAGGGGAATGAATTTCAAGTGAACACTTTTACAGATGGCTGGCAAATTAATCCGGTCGTGGCTGCAGATGCAAACGGTAATTTTGTTATCGCTTGGACAGACATGGAAAACAATGTGATTAAGGCTCAAAAATTTGATGCTAATTGCAATAAAATAAGTGGAGAAATCAGCGTAGGAGACACAACAGCAGAGATAACCCCCGCTATAGATATGAATCCGGATGGAAGTTATATAATTACTTGGCAAAAAAGTACTGGGACAAAAGGAATTTATGCGCAAAGGTTTTATAGTGATGGATATCCTGCTGGCGGAGAATTTAGAGTTGACGTGGGTATTACTACTGTTAATGCCCCTACGGATCCAGACATCACTATTAGTAAGGATAATGGTTTTATAATAGTCTGGCATAGTTATGAACCGGGTCAGGATGTTATCGAGGACGTGGTACGTATACAGAGATTTAATAGTAATGGAGAACGCTTAGGTTCTTCTATTGAAGGACCACATGGTTTTACTTCTCCTGGCGAAGAAATTAGTCCCCCTAAAGTTATTTATAACCAACACAACTATGATTTTATTGTTATAATGTCTCGTTTAAGGGGGAGTTATCCCAGTGATGAAGACTGTTGTATTGTAGATGGTTTTCCAAGGAGTGATGATGTAATTGTTCAAAGATATTATAATGATGGTAATGAACATGGCGAAGAATTTAGAATTAGCTCATATGAGAGAGGGTTGAGATATGATCCTGTTATTACGGCCGGTAGGCATGATGATTATATAGCAGTTTGGCAAAGTAAACCATATACAATAGAAGGGGAGATAGAAGGTTTAGAAGATGATTGGGACATTTATTTTCAAAGAATCAATTTAGCAATGCCTCGATATGAAAGGTCAAATATTGCTCAATCCAAAACAATAGATACCACAAGCAAAAACATTACTAAGGCAACTACGGTCATAAACTACGACGAACCATGGGGAACTGATATTAATTATTATTTGAGTAATAATGGTGGAAAAAATTGGATAGAGATTGCCCCGCGTGAACCAGAGCGTACTTTTGTTACAACAGGTTCTGATTTAAGATGGAAGGCGATTTTACAAACCATAGATGATACCATAACACCGCAATTAATTAGTGTTGAGATTTCGTATTCCACCGATGCGGTTCCTCCAACTGAGACCTGCGCATCCTTCACCTATTCCGATTGGAGTGGATGTAATAATGGCCAACAAACACGTACTATTTTGACTTCATCTCCTGCCGGTTGTACGGGGGGCAGTCCGGTTTTAACTCAAAGTTGTACACCATCATTGCCACCATTACCAACAGGAGTTTGTACCTCCTTCACCTATTCCGACTGGGGTGAGTGTAACAACGGTATAAAAACTAGAACATTGTTAAATTCATCTCCAGAGGGTTGTACTGGTGGAACACCTATTTTGTCACGTAGTTGTAGTACAGAAGAAGATTTGCCAATTGTAGATTTAACCGATCCATCGACTTATCAAGGGCGAGTTCACAATGTTAATGGCGTTTATTTTATCTTAGATAGTATTAAACTTGAACCCAAAGAATATAATTTATCACCAGCTCCATTACTAAACGGATTTATTTATCCAGAATCGGCTGCAATCTATATCGAGGAATCAAATATAGTTTTAGACGGTAATGGCGCAATTTTAAACGGTGGTAGTTTTGAAGGTCAGGAAGATTATTCGCATGCTATTAAAATACATAACGCCAAGAATGTAACGGTTAAGAATTTTGAGATTAAAAACTATGTTTATGGCATTCATGCCGGCGATCATTATGGCCGGGCAGCTAAAGCAGTTACCAATTCAACTTTTCAAGATAATATTATTCATGATATAAAAACCGCCGCTATAGAAATGTTGTATTATTCAACTAATAATAGTGTTTTAGATAATGAAATTTATGATATTGGTCCAGGGAAAAATGGACATTCTTATTGTATCTCATTTTTTGGTCAATCCAATTATGGTCGTATAGAGGGTAATAAATGTAGTGGGTCGGCTGATGTGGGATTAAGAATTTTTGATGGTCCATTTGAAGTTATGAAAAATATTATTATTGACAACGATGGTTTCGATATTTATTCATACGGTCATGCCGACAATTATGGTTTCTCTAATGCTTGCGGTTCAACAATTCTATGGAATGATGATGGAGAACAAGGTTGTACTTATATGCCATCTGGTGATCCAAGTGATATACCAGAAGATATCGATGCTTATCAACAATATTTAGGCGAATTAAAGTTGGCCAATGGCAGATATTATTTTACAAGTGATGATGGTAGTTTTAATTCAGCTTTGATTTTTAGTAATCAAGTCGACGATATTAATAAATATTTAAACAAAAAAATAGTTGTCACATTAAAACAAGCAACTGACAATAGTATAGAAATTTGTAATATTAAAGTTATTGATGAAACTTTAAGGCGTCGCTTGGGTGGTAAATTATTATTACAGGTTGAAAGCCGAGGTAGGGTTTGGTATGTTGACAAACAAAAGAACACAAGATATTTGATTGAACAATATAAAGCCTTACCTTTATTCAGAGAATTGTCTTTGGGTATTACTGACGCAGACTTAAGTAAAATCCCAGTTAATACTAGTACCATTGATCCGAATTTGGACACAGATGGCGATGGCTATTCAGACAAACATGAGATAGAGAATGGTTACAATCCATATAATCCAGCTCCAGTTAAATTACAAACAGACGCAAACTTAGCTAATCGATTAAAAGGTCAATTATTGTTACAAGTAGAAGAAGGTGGTCGGGTTTGGTATGTGCATGAAGATGGTCAGGCCTATCGTGTTGAACCCAAAAATATTTTGGAGATATTCAGAACATTAGCCTTGGGTATTACTAATGAAAATCTAGAGAAAATTCCTAACAATAGTTTGATTAAATAAATTCATATCAAAAAAACGGCCTACATCGCGTAGGTCGTTTTTTTTGATAATTTAAATTTATTTTATCAAGCCAGTCAATTTTTTTATTTCAGTCATATTTTTGCTGGCAATTTTTTCGGCTTGTTGCGCGCCTTGATCTAAAGTTTTCCAAACTTGATCAGGTTTTTGGATTAAAGTTTGATATTGCTTTTGAATTGGTTTTAATAAATCAACAACATTATCAGCTAAAACAGTTTTTAGCTCTGAGTACTTGATTTTATTGGTTTTATATTCTTGCTCAAATTTATCGGCAGTTTTTTTGTCAGCTACAATTTTTAATAAAGTAAATAAATTAATTACACCTGGACTCATGGTTTTAGAATCTCCAGTATCAGTTACTGCTGACATGATTTTTTTTCTAATTATTTCTGGCTCATCAGTTAGGGCAATGTAAGTTTTTTCACCATGGCTTTTGCTCATTTTTTGAGTCGGATCAGTTAATGACATGATGCGTGGCGCTTGAGTAATGAGTTCTTTAGGCTCAGGGAAATAGTCGCCAAATTTATTGTTAAATTTTTTAGCAATTTTACGAGTTAATTCAATGTGTTGGACTTGATCTTCACCAACCGGTACAGCATCAGCTTTATACAATAAAATGTCAGCGGATTGAAGGATGGGATAGGTAAAAAGTCCAGCGTTAATATTATTTTTGTGTTGTTGAGCTTTGTCCTTAAATTGCGTCATGCGTTCTAATTCGCTGATAGGCAGTAAAGTATTAAAAATCCAAGTCAATTCAGTGTGTTGAGGGACGTGCGACTGAACAAAAAATATGGATTTTTTAGGATCAATGCCACAAGCTAACAAAGTAGCAGCGGTTTCCAAAATGCGTTGTTGAAAATTTTTAGCATCATAATCAACAGTCATGGCGTGCAGATCAACAATTGAATAAATACACTGATATTCCTTTTGGAGTTGCACCCAGTTTTGAATCGCGCCTAAA from Patescibacteria group bacterium encodes:
- a CDS encoding class I SAM-dependent methyltransferase encodes the protein MQKNKVKNLISKTRQDYELIANHFSQTRVKPWPEMLEFKKYVQSNDKILDLGCGNGRLIQVFTDLNIDYTGIDISANLIKLARVNYPASNYKFLVGDMTQSLPLEDKKFDAVFCIAAFQHIPDVDLRQQVLKEIKRIIKPGGYLIMTNWNLRKWNLIFKYKLWHLLLNFKSKNLEKGDTLIPWKLQNKIIQRYYHAFTLKELERLFKYTSWQIIKQYKIKDNLISIIRA
- a CDS encoding right-handed parallel beta-helix repeat-containing protein, translating into MQNKKRVTKTTFNKLIYSVCVMALVLGTGVFLMPNEVEASSYTFTEDFWNKTYQDSVYTSAYWENYDSVRLTKNYIADNNIPSEQLVNTNLTEVQQDPAVDSDINGNFVIVWRGINESDRTHDIYSQRFDYNGNKIGGEFKVNNDVQAEPAWPDVATDGRNETVITWVSYDQHETGSGFDIYAKKYDSYFNEIPVSSQAQGSGEGNEFQVNTFTDGWQINPVVAADANGNFVIAWTDMENNVIKAQKFDANCNKISGEISVGDTTAEITPAIDMNPDGSYIITWQKSTGTKGIYAQRFYSDGYPAGGEFRVDVGITTVNAPTDPDITISKDNGFIIVWHSYEPGQDVIEDVVRIQRFNSNGERLGSSIEGPHGFTSPGEEISPPKVIYNQHNYDFIVIMSRLRGSYPSDEDCCIVDGFPRSDDVIVQRYYNDGNEHGEEFRISSYERGLRYDPVITAGRHDDYIAVWQSKPYTIEGEIEGLEDDWDIYFQRINLAMPRYERSNIAQSKTIDTTSKNITKATTVINYDEPWGTDINYYLSNNGGKNWIEIAPREPERTFVTTGSDLRWKAILQTIDDTITPQLISVEISYSTDAVPPTETCASFTYSDWSGCNNGQQTRTILTSSPAGCTGGSPVLTQSCTPSLPPLPTGVCTSFTYSDWGECNNGIKTRTLLNSSPEGCTGGTPILSRSCSTEEDLPIVDLTDPSTYQGRVHNVNGVYFILDSIKLEPKEYNLSPAPLLNGFIYPESAAIYIEESNIVLDGNGAILNGGSFEGQEDYSHAIKIHNAKNVTVKNFEIKNYVYGIHAGDHYGRAAKAVTNSTFQDNIIHDIKTAAIEMLYYSTNNSVLDNEIYDIGPGKNGHSYCISFFGQSNYGRIEGNKCSGSADVGLRIFDGPFEVMKNIIIDNDGFDIYSYGHADNYGFSNACGSTILWNDDGEQGCTYMPSGDPSDIPEDIDAYQQYLGELKLANGRYYFTSDDGSFNSALIFSNQVDDINKYLNKKIVVTLKQATDNSIEICNIKVIDETLRRRLGGKLLLQVESRGRVWYVDKQKNTRYLIEQYKALPLFRELSLGITDADLSKIPVNTSTIDPNLDTDGDGYSDKHEIENGYNPYNPAPVKLQTDANLANRLKGQLLLQVEEGGRVWYVHEDGQAYRVEPKNILEIFRTLALGITNENLEKIPNNSLIK
- a CDS encoding tRNA uridine(34) 5-carboxymethylaminomethyl modification radical SAM/GNAT enzyme Elp3, coding for MSNEKIIQNLIHSHHITKKDLDKAKRQFCDSKKIISNVNLLKTYRQLIKNKKIQSNKNLEKLLVCRPVRTLSGVAIITVLTKPYPCPGKCLYCPQEKNMPKSYLSNEPAVMRAILCQFDPYKQVQGRLKSLYQTGHPTDKIELIILGATWSAYPRQYQTWFIKRCFQAANDFNKRNQPLKQSLSQAQKINQTTQHRIIGLSIETRPNLVNEKEVIRLRKLGCTRIEIGVQTIFNDILQKNKRGHQVQATIQATKLLKQAGFKICYHMMPNLPSSTLKKDLAMFKKLFSSPDFQPDMLKIYPCTVVKGSPLYKIWQQNKYKPYTQKQLIDLLIKIKLILPPYTRVNRLIRDIPSISIEAGNKVTNLREIIQKKMAQQNLACQCIRCREIKNEQINFKNVKFKIIQYSASGGIEYFLSYEDVKNNKLLAFLRLRLPEKKFNPFLQNLNLIDCALVRELHTYGQLINLNSKNKQASQHKGWGKKLMIQAEKITQKNNYSKLAVIAGIGVREYYRKLGYKLDGTYMVKNV
- a CDS encoding phosphomannomutase/phosphoglucomutase, which gives rise to MDKTIFKAYDIRGVFPEQINPEIAEKIAQTLIYILSQKLNKPISELKLAVGRDIRQSSEPLIKKLIETILKYGVKIDDLGLISVNDLYFAVGHYQYDGGIMGTASHNPPEYGGFKMVMADPDLKNSILFISGEELYQVMQEIDLPLKAEELAGTLQTKDIFNDHLKHILNFIDLTKIKPLKIVVDAGNGMNGKMAMTILEKMGCQPIPLFIEPDADFPNRPPNPLTQCAEEKIATKITQEGADFGVMFDVDGDRMFLVDEVGNFIPGDMVLLVLARAFLKLHPGSGIAYNLICSHAVPELIQQWGGKAIRSEVGYRNLARHMKEEGGLMSGEVSAHFAFKDNFYADNGFIALALATQAISEDGRLLSEIIKDFKLYYRADEVNLKIDDKDIASDLIRQHYKDNIRDEIDGITIEFDDWWFNVRPSNTEPILRLTVEARDKEMAKEKIDEILKIIN
- the trpS gene encoding tryptophan--tRNA ligase yields the protein MSQLIFSGIQPSGQIHLGNYLGAIQNWVQLQKEYQCIYSIVDLHAMTVDYDAKNFQQRILETAATLLACGIDPKKSIFFVQSHVPQHTELTWIFNTLLPISELERMTQFKDKAQQHKNNINAGLFTYPILQSADILLYKADAVPVGEDQVQHIELTRKIAKKFNNKFGDYFPEPKELITQAPRIMSLTDPTQKMSKSHGEKTYIALTDEPEIIRKKIMSAVTDTGDSKTMSPGVINLFTLLKIVADKKTADKFEQEYKTNKIKYSELKTVLADNVVDLLKPIQKQYQTLIQKPDQVWKTLDQGAQQAEKIASKNMTEIKKLTGLIK